GATGAAATTGATTGGCTAACTAAATTAAGAAAAGGATTAGAAGAAACAAGAAAAGGATTTGTTACTGAATTGTTGGATAAATTGGGAGATGATCCCCTAACTCCTGAATCTCTTGATGAATTAGAGACTCTATTAATAAGAGCTGATGTTGGTATTGATTCAACTGATAAGGTTATGGGCTCTCTCAGAAAAAAATTAAATGAAGAAGTTGTTGGGGGAGAAGCAGGGATAAAATTCCTTAAGAAGGAATTAAAATTAATTATCGATAAACCAATAAAAAATTCAGGTACTGATCTTTTAGTACCTCAAAAGGGTAAGTTAAATGTTTGGCTTTTAGTAGGAGTTAATGGTGTTGGGAAAACTACTACCTTAGGAAAATTAGCATATCTGTCAGCGAAAAGTAATTACAAAACCTTGATAGCTGCTGCTGACACTTTTAGAGCTGCAGCGGTTGAACAACTGAAAGTTTGGGGTGAGAGGAGCAATGTTGATGTTATATCTAATCAATCAAAAAATGCTGATCCAGCTGCTGTAGTTTTTGATGCAATTAATTCTGCAAAAAAAAGAAATATTGACTTATTGTTAGTTGATACAGCAGGAAGATTGCAAACAAAAAACAATTTGATGGATGAACTAGCAAAAATAAAAAAAATTATTGATAAAAAGGTACCAGATGCAATGGTTGAATCATTATTAGTTTTAGATGCAAGTCAAGGTCAAAATGGTTTAAAACAAGCAAAAAGTTTTGCTAAATCTGCAAATTTAACCGGAGCAATTATCACTAAATTAGATGGTACATCTAGAGGTGGTGTTTCTTTAGCTGTTTCTGAAGAAGTTAATTTGCCAATAAGATTTATTGGAGCAGGAGAAGGTATAAAAGATTTGAGACCTTTTAACAGTTATGAATTTGTAGAAGCAATGATTGCCGATAAATGAATATTTAATTAAAATTTTTTAAAAATTAAAATTTAATGTTAAAACATATTTATCTATTAAATTTGTTGTGACAAATAATCAAAAAGAAAAATTATTTACAAACAAATTTATCCAAAAATTTTTAGACAATAAATCTATAGCATCTTTAGAAGATAAATATAAATTTGCTGAAATTTCATCTTCATTATCTTACTATCTAAAATCTTTTTCAAATATAAATAAATTACTTGATTATATATGCTTAATTTTAAAACATATTTTTAATGAAAATATAATATTAATTATTCCTTTAAACGATACGGGTGAAATATGGCATGAAAACATAAAAATTTCTTCTAATAATGAATATTTAAAAATTCAAGAAGAAATTAGTATTTTTTTTAATCAATTTAATTTCTCGAAAAACTTTAAAATAAAAGATACTAAAACATTTGAAAATTCCCTAAAAAATAAATTTAAAGAATATAAAATTGAGAAAGAAAAAGTATTATCTCGAGGAAAATGTAGAGGATTTGTTTACGTTTTTAGCAAATCTGTAACTAGTCAATCGATACTTGAAGATAGTAATTTTAACTTTATTTTAAATTGCCTTGCTCTTGGATTAGAAAATTACTGCTTAATAAAAACAAAAAAGAAGCATGAGAATGTAGATAGAGAAATATCTACGGGAGCTGAAATACAGTCCCAATTACTACCAGATTATTGCCCAGATATTTATGGAGTCGACCTAGCTGCGCACTGTAGACCTGCTCTTCAACTTGGCGGCGATTATTACGATTTTATGTGCTTAAAGACTAATATTTCAGAAAAAAGAAAAGAAAAAGCTAGATGGGCCTTAGTAATAGGTGATGTTATGGGTAAGGGTATACCAGCAGGTTTGCTAATGACTATGCTGAGAGGAATGCTTCGTGCAGAAGTTCTTACAGGTTTACCTCCAGATAGGATTTTGCATGATTTGAATCAACTAGCAATAAATGATTTAGATCAATCGAATAGATTCGTGACATTATTTTACTCAGATTATGACCCCAGAACTAAAAAATTAAGATACGCCAATGCAGCTCATAATCCTCCTTTGCTTTGGAAAAATTCAGAACAGAAAATTATAAAATTAGATGCAGATGGATTCGTTTTGGGACTTCAAAAAGATGCTGAATATAATTGTTCTGAAATAAAGTTGAATGAAAATGATTTAGTTTTATATTATACCGATGGAGTAATCGATACTTCTAATTCTCTAGGAGAAAGATTTGATGAGGAAAGGTTAATTAAAATTCTTACAAAATTATGCAAGCAATCCTATACATCTCAAGAAATATTAAATAAATTATTTAAAAAATTAGATGAATTTACAGGTCAAAATAGACATCTAGAAGATGATGCATCCATAGTTATTTTCAAATTGAAATAGAAATTTTGTCACTAAAAGAAAAAAATGCTTTATTAGAGATATAAGAGTTATTAATTGATATGGCAAAAGTATGGAGTAAAAGATTCGATAATACACTAAATCCATTCATTGAAAAGTTTAATGCTTCAATTAGTTTTGATAAAAAACTTATTTTAGAAGATTTAGAATGCTCTATTGCTCATGCAAAAATGCTTGGTAAAACTCAGGTTTTATCATCTTCTGAAACTTTGCAAATTATTAATGGTCTTAAGCTAATAAAAGTTGAGTATTTGGAAGGTAAATTTTATCCTAATCCTCCTTCTGAAGATATTCATTATTGTATTGAAGAAAAACTAATAAGTTTAATTGGTGAAACTGGAAAAAAATTACATACAGGCAGAAGTAGAAATGATCAAGTTGGTACTGACATAAGATTGTGGCTGAGAAAAGAGATTGACAACATTGAAATTTTAATAATTGATTTGCAAAAATCTTTCTTAAATCTTGCGAAGTCAAATATTTATACCTTAATTCCTGGATATACGCATATGCAAAGAGCACAACCATTATCGTTAGCTCATCATTTATTGGCTTATTTAGAAATGCTTCAAAGAGATCGTGAAAGGTTTAAAGAAGTAAGATCAAGAGTTAATATTTCCCCATTAGGAGCAGCAGCATTGGCTGGTACAAAAATAAAAATAGATAGGAACTTTACCGCTGCAGAATTGGGTTTTGACAAGATATATAAAAATAGTATTGATGCGGTAAGTGATAGAGATTTTTGTATAGAGTTTGCGTCTGCATCTGCATTGGTAATGTCACATTTAAGTAAAATTTCAGAGGAAATAATTTTATGGGTTACAGATGAATTTTCTTTTGCACAATTAACAGACAAATGTGCCACTGGCAGTAGCTTAATGCCTCAGAAAAAAAATCCAGATGTTCCAGAATTGATAAGAGGTAAAACGGGGAGAGTTTATGGCCATCTTCAAGCTTTGTTGACCATGGTCAAAGGGGTACCACTTGCTTACAACAAAGATTTCCAAGAAGATAAAGAGCCAATATTTGACACTGCAGAGACGTTATCTTCATGTATTAAAGCAATGACTATTTTAATTAATGAAGGAATTGAATTTAATATTAAAAATTTATCTGATTCGGTAGGAAATGATTTTTCTAATGCTACGGATTTGGCTGATTACTTAGTTTCTAAAAAGGTTCCCTTTAGGACTGCTTATCAAGTTGTGGGTGAACTTGTTAAATATTGCTTAGAAAGAAAAATGTTATTTAAAAATCTTAAAGTTGATGAATTTAAAAAATTTCATCCAGAATTTGATGAGGATGTTTTTATGGATCTTGACCCCTTTAAAGTTGTTAAGTCAAGAACTAGTGAAGGTGGAACAGGTTTTGCCCAAGTAGAAAAAGAAGTAAATAATTGGCAAAAAAGATTGTAAATTTGAATCTCAATTATTTTTCTACAACAAGGGTATGCTTTGAAGTAGTATATAAGAGTAACGTTATGGAACTACTTTTGTAGTTTTTTTAATTTGGTAATTTTTCTTTGTTGAGTTTCAAGTGAGTATTTTTGTTGGTAATTTGCCGTTCCGCGCAGAGCGTGAAGATGTTTCACAGTTGTTTGCCCCTTTCGGTGAGGTTGTAAATTGTTCTCTTCCTCTTGAGAGAGATACTGGTAGAAAAAGAGGATTTGCATTTGTTGAAATGGCAGATGAAGCAACAGAGTCTGCAGCTATTGATAGCTTGCAAGGCACGGAGCTTATGGGTAGACCATTAAGAATTAATAAGGCTGAACCAAGAGGTTCTGGTGGACCTCGAAGAGGAGGAAGAGGTGGCTATGGCGGTGGAAATAATGGCGGCGGCTACGGCGGTGGCTACGGCGGTGGCTACGGCGGTGCAAATTCTGAATCTAATACTTCTTACAGTAATAAATCTTCCGGAGCAGAAGGTTGGGAGGATAGAAGTTATGGAAACTCTTCTGAAAATGCTGAATATGAAAGTGGTAGGAGTAGAAGAAAAAGGGGGGTTTCTAATGAAAGCAATTCTTCAAACGAAGAAAATTAATAACCCATTTTTTCAAGCCAAGTAGTTAATTCTATTAGATACTCGATTTCTAATTTTTGTTTTATGGATTTATTTGAAATTTGATTTCTCCAAATTTTCGCCTTAGGAATTCCTTCAACTAAATTTATTAGATGTTTACAAATATCCCAAGAGTTTCCTCCATTACTTAAATGTCTCTCTATGTATGGAATTAAGGAGAAAATAATATTTGAAGCCGTTTTGGATTTTGCATTAATCCCATAAACTTTTTGATCAATTTCAGACCATCTCAATGGATGTTTATATACTGATCTCCCAATCATGACACCATCAAAATGATTTAGGGCTTCCAACGATTCATCGATAGTTGTTAAACCACCATTTATTTCTATTAATAATTTTGGATTTAATTTTTTTAATTTTTTTACTACATCGTATTCAAGCGGAGGTATGGTTCTGTTTTGTTTTGGATTTAAACCTTTTAAAATTGCTTTCCTTGCATGAACTGTAAATCTTTCTGCGCCAGCATTTGCGACGTGCCTTACAAAATTATTCAAATTTATAAAACTATAATCATTGTCTACACCGATTCTGTGTTTAATAGTAACCGGTAAGCTGCAGCTATTTTTTAAAGATTCTATGCATTTTGCTACTTTTTCAGGATCTTTCATAAGTGAAGCGCCAAAATTCCCAGAACAAACTCTTGGACTTGGACAACCAACATTAAAGTTTATTTCGTCATAACCCCAATCCTCCGCCATTCGGGCAGCCTCTTTAAGGATTTCAGGATCATCTCCACCAAATTGAATTGATATCGGATGTTCTTCATTATTGAAATCTAAAAATTTTTCTTTTTTGTTCGAATAAACTAAACTTTGGGCTACAATCATTTCTGTATATAAGAGAGCCTCGGTACTAATTTTTCTCATTATCATTCTGAAATGTTTATCAGTACAATCCATCATTGGAGCGATACTTAATTTATGAATATTTTTAATAGAATTAGATTGGGTTAAGCTCATTATTTTTTATGTGATTTAAATATATGCATCAATTTCTATCAAGAAGAACTTTTATTCTAATTCCTACTATGTCAATCTTAAAAATATTATTTAAGCCTATGCAAGTATTAGCTTCTTCACTCGTTTCTAAAGAAGAGTGGAATTTATCAAAAGATGAATGGAAATCTAGGCTTAGTCCAGAATCTTATTATGTTTTAAGGGAAGAAGGAACTGAAAGAGCCTTCAGTAGTCAATTAAATAATGAGAAAAGAAAAGGTGTTTTTCATTGTGCAGGATGTGATTTGCCGCTTTTTCTCTCAGATAAAAAGTATGACAGTGGCACAGGATGGCCAAGTTTTTGGGATTCGATTCAAGGATCAGTTGAAACCAAGATTGATTTTAAGTTGATTGTCCCA
This region of Prochlorococcus marinus str. GP2 genomic DNA includes:
- the ftsY gene encoding signal recognition particle-docking protein FtsY, with protein sequence NQEEQKQELIDIESKENLSESPKNLSEPELGDFDDNFTWSAMVLAAQGKKINQISIDEIDWLTKLRKGLEETRKGFVTELLDKLGDDPLTPESLDELETLLIRADVGIDSTDKVMGSLRKKLNEEVVGGEAGIKFLKKELKLIIDKPIKNSGTDLLVPQKGKLNVWLLVGVNGVGKTTTLGKLAYLSAKSNYKTLIAAADTFRAAAVEQLKVWGERSNVDVISNQSKNADPAAVVFDAINSAKKRNIDLLLVDTAGRLQTKNNLMDELAKIKKIIDKKVPDAMVESLLVLDASQGQNGLKQAKSFAKSANLTGAIITKLDGTSRGGVSLAVSEEVNLPIRFIGAGEGIKDLRPFNSYEFVEAMIADK
- a CDS encoding PP2C family protein-serine/threonine phosphatase, with protein sequence MTNNQKEKLFTNKFIQKFLDNKSIASLEDKYKFAEISSSLSYYLKSFSNINKLLDYICLILKHIFNENIILIIPLNDTGEIWHENIKISSNNEYLKIQEEISIFFNQFNFSKNFKIKDTKTFENSLKNKFKEYKIEKEKVLSRGKCRGFVYVFSKSVTSQSILEDSNFNFILNCLALGLENYCLIKTKKKHENVDREISTGAEIQSQLLPDYCPDIYGVDLAAHCRPALQLGGDYYDFMCLKTNISEKRKEKARWALVIGDVMGKGIPAGLLMTMLRGMLRAEVLTGLPPDRILHDLNQLAINDLDQSNRFVTLFYSDYDPRTKKLRYANAAHNPPLLWKNSEQKIIKLDADGFVLGLQKDAEYNCSEIKLNENDLVLYYTDGVIDTSNSLGERFDEERLIKILTKLCKQSYTSQEILNKLFKKLDEFTGQNRHLEDDASIVIFKLK
- the argH gene encoding argininosuccinate lyase, translating into MAKVWSKRFDNTLNPFIEKFNASISFDKKLILEDLECSIAHAKMLGKTQVLSSSETLQIINGLKLIKVEYLEGKFYPNPPSEDIHYCIEEKLISLIGETGKKLHTGRSRNDQVGTDIRLWLRKEIDNIEILIIDLQKSFLNLAKSNIYTLIPGYTHMQRAQPLSLAHHLLAYLEMLQRDRERFKEVRSRVNISPLGAAALAGTKIKIDRNFTAAELGFDKIYKNSIDAVSDRDFCIEFASASALVMSHLSKISEEIILWVTDEFSFAQLTDKCATGSSLMPQKKNPDVPELIRGKTGRVYGHLQALLTMVKGVPLAYNKDFQEDKEPIFDTAETLSSCIKAMTILINEGIEFNIKNLSDSVGNDFSNATDLADYLVSKKVPFRTAYQVVGELVKYCLERKMLFKNLKVDEFKKFHPEFDEDVFMDLDPFKVVKSRTSEGGTGFAQVEKEVNNWQKRL
- a CDS encoding RNA recognition motif domain-containing protein, translating into MSIFVGNLPFRAEREDVSQLFAPFGEVVNCSLPLERDTGRKRGFAFVEMADEATESAAIDSLQGTELMGRPLRINKAEPRGSGGPRRGGRGGYGGGNNGGGYGGGYGGGYGGANSESNTSYSNKSSGAEGWEDRSYGNSSENAEYESGRSRRKRGVSNESNSSNEEN
- the dusA gene encoding tRNA dihydrouridine(20/20a) synthase DusA, with amino-acid sequence MSLTQSNSIKNIHKLSIAPMMDCTDKHFRMIMRKISTEALLYTEMIVAQSLVYSNKKEKFLDFNNEEHPISIQFGGDDPEILKEAARMAEDWGYDEINFNVGCPSPRVCSGNFGASLMKDPEKVAKCIESLKNSCSLPVTIKHRIGVDNDYSFINLNNFVRHVANAGAERFTVHARKAILKGLNPKQNRTIPPLEYDVVKKLKKLNPKLLIEINGGLTTIDESLEALNHFDGVMIGRSVYKHPLRWSEIDQKVYGINAKSKTASNIIFSLIPYIERHLSNGGNSWDICKHLINLVEGIPKAKIWRNQISNKSIKQKLEIEYLIELTTWLEKMGY
- the msrB gene encoding peptide-methionine (R)-S-oxide reductase MsrB, translated to MHQFLSRRTFILIPTMSILKILFKPMQVLASSLVSKEEWNLSKDEWKSRLSPESYYVLREEGTERAFSSQLNNEKRKGVFHCAGCDLPLFLSDKKYDSGTGWPSFWDSIQGSVETKIDFKLIVPRTEYHCSRCGGHQGHVFNDGPRPTGKRYCNNGLALRFVPD